The genomic window TCGTATAAAAGCTGAGAGTTAAATGAATTAACCGCATACTCATTCCATCTAATATGGAATGGACTACAAAAAAGTATGATGAAAAATAGGAAGTTACTGCTTTGGTTCGTCTTGTTTGCAAGCCTCATTTGCGTTTCCTTGTATCCAATCAATTATAAGACTGCATCTCCTAAGAATACACCTATTCAGCAATCCTCGACCAATATCTCCTTAAACAAAAGTCATCCACCTCAATCACCTAACCCTCTTTCTTTGAAGATAGTTGATGCAAAAGTTTTACAAGACAAATCAACCCATGAGAAACTTTTAGAAAATGCAGAACTCCTAGATGAAAAATTTTTAGAAACCGCAAACTCTAAACAGAAACAAGTACAACGGCTTTACCGCACAAAGCTAAAATATCCTATCGTCCGTCTGAATGAAACCTATGAGTTAAAGCAAACAGGTTCGCAAAAAATACTGCGTCGTGATTTCATGGTAGGGGACCATGTCATGATGCGTTTCCCAGATAACCTTAGTCGAAACGAGATTAAGGCATGGGCAGCACGTTATAACTATAAGATTAGAAATGAGCTCAAAACAGATGAGCTCTATTTAGTTCAAACACCGAAAATTGCTGCTGATGCTATCGATGAGATCATAAACAATTTCAATAATGATTTTCCAGAGACAACTGATAACGAATCTGATCCAGGATATTATTCAGAGCCAGACTATATACTTTTCCCATTAAGCGAGCCATCCGATTATCACTATGATGTTCTTTGGGGACTCAATAATGAATCACAGTCGGGAGGTACTTATGACGCTGATATTGACGCACCAGAGGCATGGAATATCGCCACAGGATCTAAAGACATTTTAGTAGGCGTTATAGATACTGGCATAGATCGCGCTCATTCAGATTTACAAAATAACATGTGGTCCAACCCCTCAGAAATTGCTGGTAATGGAATTGACGATGACATTAATGGGTTTGTTGATGATGTATATGGATGGGATTTCTATGCAAACGATAATGATCCAAGTGATAGTGGTTATCACGGAACTCATGTTGCAGGAACAATCGGCGCAGTAGGGAATAATGGACAAGGGGTTGTGGGAATTAATTGGGATATCTCTATGGTTTCCATAAGTTTTCTAGGGCCTTTTGGAGGAACAACCTCCGACGCCGTAGAGTCTATTAACTATGCGACACAAATAGGAGTGGCATTGACTAATAACTCATGGGGAGGTGGTGGCTACTCTAATTCTTTGAGCAACGCTATCTCCGTAGCCAATAACGCGGGTATATTGTTTGTAGCAGCCGCAGGCAATGACGCTTCTAATAATGATACTTTTCTCCAGTATCCTGCCAGTTATCCTCATGATAACATTATTTCTGTTGCCTCAAGTAACTACACCGATGACCTATCCAGTTTTAGTAACTATGGAGCAGCCAGCGTAGATATGGCAGCACCTGGATCAAACATTGGTAGCACTATTCCCAGTGATATATTTGGCTATGATGCATACGCTTATTTAAGTGGTACTTCTATGGCAGCACCACACGTGGCAGGTGCATTGGCGTTACTAAAATCAACCAAGCAGAAGATGCATCACTTAGAGCTAAAACAGCTTCTTTTAGACCATGTCGATCCTTTCCCACAATGGGCAGGACTTAGTGTTACTGGCGGAAGATTAAACATCCATAAAGCCATGAGCGCTCTTAACCCTCTATCCATTACTCCCTCAAGTTTAGATTACGGCAGTATTCAAATAGGAGAAGCAGATCTCAAGACATTTACTATCACAAATAATACAGATCTCGAGATGACCATTAGACTAAATCTCACAAACCCCTATTTTATGGTTCCATCTCAATCATTTTCTATGAGTACAAATGAAACCCTAGAAATAGACGTCTCGTTCAATGCGCAACGACTAGGAGTCAATTCTGGGGAAATAGAGGTGTTGGTAGAAAACTTGCCAGACTATAGATATATCATCAGCCTCACTAGTGAAACGGCTCTTTATGAAGCAGAACAAATCAATACAAATCCCTTCCCAGTACATAGCTATATCCTCTGGCGTGAGAGCACTTTCCCTACAATTCCTGCCAATAGTGGACTTTATGAAGACTACGATGAAGATGGCACGGCTAATGTTCTCGAATACATCTTTGCTCAAAACGCTTTAGGTCGAGGTGTTAGCAACAATACTCCTAGGATAGAAGATATGAGTAGTGATCGAATTATACTAACATACACTCGTAGGAATGAAGTTTCTGATTCCTCACTTTCAATGCAGCAGACATCAGATTTGAGACAATGGCACCCAATCAAAAATCAAGATATGAGTGTGGTCAACACTATAGATAACAGTGATGGCACTTCCACTATATGGATAGAAGTCTTAGTCTCTGATCTAGAAAAAGTTTTCATTCGAGCTGGTTTT from Verrucomicrobiota bacterium includes these protein-coding regions:
- a CDS encoding S8 family serine peptidase, with the protein product MMKNRKLLLWFVLFASLICVSLYPINYKTASPKNTPIQQSSTNISLNKSHPPQSPNPLSLKIVDAKVLQDKSTHEKLLENAELLDEKFLETANSKQKQVQRLYRTKLKYPIVRLNETYELKQTGSQKILRRDFMVGDHVMMRFPDNLSRNEIKAWAARYNYKIRNELKTDELYLVQTPKIAADAIDEIINNFNNDFPETTDNESDPGYYSEPDYILFPLSEPSDYHYDVLWGLNNESQSGGTYDADIDAPEAWNIATGSKDILVGVIDTGIDRAHSDLQNNMWSNPSEIAGNGIDDDINGFVDDVYGWDFYANDNDPSDSGYHGTHVAGTIGAVGNNGQGVVGINWDISMVSISFLGPFGGTTSDAVESINYATQIGVALTNNSWGGGGYSNSLSNAISVANNAGILFVAAAGNDASNNDTFLQYPASYPHDNIISVASSNYTDDLSSFSNYGAASVDMAAPGSNIGSTIPSDIFGYDAYAYLSGTSMAAPHVAGALALLKSTKQKMHHLELKQLLLDHVDPFPQWAGLSVTGGRLNIHKAMSALNPLSITPSSLDYGSIQIGEADLKTFTITNNTDLEMTIRLNLTNPYFMVPSQSFSMSTNETLEIDVSFNAQRLGVNSGEIEVLVENLPDYRYIISLTSETALYEAEQINTNPFPVHSYILWRESTFPTIPANSGLYEDYDEDGTANVLEYIFAQNALGRGVSNNTPRIEDMSSDRIILTYTRRNEVSDSSLSMQQTSDLRQWHPIKNQDMSVVNTIDNSDGTSTIWIEVLVSDLEKVFIRAGFAP